The Fortiea contorta PCC 7126 genome has a segment encoding these proteins:
- a CDS encoding DEAD/DEAH box helicase, giving the protein MNLSFQELGISQERVEQLEKIGFTAPTNIQTQAIPQLLAGRDVVGQSQTGTGKTAAFSLPILERLDVNQKAVQALVLTPTRELAIQVHDAIAQFIGNDGLRVLAIYGGQSIDRQILQLKRGVHMVVGTPGRVIDLLDRGCLKLDQVRWFVLDEADEMLSMGFIDDVIKILSQAPADRQTALFSATMPPSIRMIVNKFLRSPATVTVEQPKAAPNKINQVAYLIPRHWTKAKALQPILEMEDPETALIFVRTRRTAAELTNQLQSAGHSVDEYHGDLSQQARERLLGRFRNRQVRWVVATDIAARGLDVDQLSHVINYDLPDSVETYLHRIGRTGRAGKEGTAISLVQPFERRKQQLFERHNRQSWQVLSIPTRAQIEARHIQKLQEQVGQALTGERLASFLPIVSELIEKYDAQAIAAAALQIAYDETRPAWLQSDVEIPQEEVSTPKPKLVKRREAVGDRTRGNWSKSDNSSTAEDERRSSSKPKLKTGRRDASSAPVQKLGLPTTKESAS; this is encoded by the coding sequence ATGAACCTTTCGTTTCAAGAACTAGGCATTTCCCAGGAACGTGTTGAGCAATTAGAAAAAATTGGCTTCACCGCACCTACGAACATTCAAACTCAGGCAATCCCGCAACTATTAGCAGGTCGGGATGTAGTTGGACAATCACAAACAGGTACAGGGAAAACAGCAGCCTTCTCGCTACCAATTTTAGAGCGGTTGGATGTGAATCAAAAAGCTGTGCAAGCTTTGGTTTTAACACCAACTAGAGAGTTAGCAATCCAAGTCCACGATGCGATCGCGCAATTCATCGGCAATGATGGGTTAAGAGTCTTAGCAATTTATGGCGGTCAATCAATTGATCGGCAAATTCTCCAGCTAAAACGTGGCGTACACATGGTGGTAGGTACCCCCGGACGCGTAATCGATTTACTTGATCGCGGCTGTTTAAAGCTCGATCAGGTGAGATGGTTCGTCTTGGATGAAGCCGACGAAATGTTGAGCATGGGCTTTATTGACGATGTGATCAAAATTTTGTCACAAGCTCCCGCAGATCGGCAGACAGCTCTATTTTCAGCGACAATGCCACCATCGATTCGCATGATTGTCAATAAATTTTTGCGATCGCCCGCCACAGTTACCGTCGAACAGCCCAAAGCCGCACCCAACAAAATCAATCAAGTAGCTTACTTGATCCCCCGTCACTGGACAAAAGCCAAAGCCTTACAACCGATTCTGGAAATGGAAGATCCAGAAACAGCGCTCATCTTCGTCCGTACCAGACGCACCGCTGCTGAACTCACCAACCAACTACAATCGGCTGGACACAGCGTCGATGAATACCACGGCGACTTATCCCAACAAGCACGGGAGCGGTTATTAGGCCGATTCCGCAATCGTCAAGTAAGGTGGGTAGTAGCTACAGATATTGCAGCACGAGGGTTAGACGTTGATCAACTGTCCCATGTAATCAACTACGATTTACCAGATAGCGTCGAAACTTATTTGCACCGCATCGGCCGGACTGGACGCGCCGGTAAAGAAGGAACCGCCATTTCCTTAGTTCAACCCTTTGAACGTCGCAAACAGCAACTATTTGAGCGCCATAACCGCCAAAGTTGGCAAGTGCTATCGATTCCTACACGGGCACAAATTGAAGCGCGCCACATCCAGAAACTGCAAGAACAGGTGGGACAAGCTTTAACTGGTGAACGTTTAGCTTCATTTTTACCGATTGTCAGCGAACTGATCGAAAAATATGATGCTCAAGCGATCGCTGCTGCGGCACTGCAAATCGCTTATGATGAAACTCGCCCCGCGTGGCTACAGTCAGACGTAGAGATTCCTCAAGAAGAAGTATCTACCCCCAAACCCAAGTTAGTCAAGCGCCGTGAAGCCGTAGGCGATCGCACTCGTGGTAATTGGAGCAAATCAGACAACTCCAGCACAGCCGAAGACGAAAGACGCAGTAGCTCCAAGCCAAAGCTCAAAACTGGCCGTCGTGATGCTTCTTCTGCACCCGTCCAAAAGCTAGGTTTACCCACAACTAAAGAATCGGCTTCCTAG
- a CDS encoding Uma2 family endonuclease — protein MFTIHDLEQLQTDHPEWQMELVDGNILVMGPSDFISEEIGAELIRLLGNWVRPRKLGRVAGSSAGFILPTLETENGKEITQEKRNLRAPDVSFVRADRLKKSQRNFVELVPDLMVEIKSQSDRTKPLIEKIQLFLQLGSTVGILIDPDKLTLTVYRLNQEPITLQNDDKLTIPDLLPGWEVTVSELWPPVFE, from the coding sequence ATGTTCACGATCCACGATTTAGAACAGCTACAAACAGACCATCCAGAATGGCAAATGGAATTAGTCGATGGCAATATATTAGTTATGGGTCCGTCAGATTTTATTTCTGAAGAAATTGGTGCTGAATTAATTAGACTACTAGGAAACTGGGTGCGACCGCGTAAGCTGGGTAGAGTCGCTGGGTCGAGTGCTGGTTTTATTTTACCGACATTAGAAACTGAAAATGGCAAGGAAATTACTCAAGAAAAACGTAATCTCCGCGCTCCTGATGTGTCGTTCGTGCGTGCTGATAGACTCAAAAAGAGTCAGCGTAATTTCGTAGAATTAGTGCCTGACTTGATGGTCGAGATTAAATCTCAGTCAGACCGTACCAAGCCACTAATAGAAAAGATTCAGCTATTTTTGCAACTTGGCTCTACAGTTGGTATTTTGATTGATCCCGATAAATTAACCCTCACAGTTTATCGACTCAATCAAGAACCCATAACTTTACAAAATGACGATAAACTTACAATACCAGATTTACTGCCTGGTTGGGAAGTCACAGTATCAGAACTGTGGCCCCCCGTATTTGAGTAG
- a CDS encoding aldo/keto reductase, whose amino-acid sequence METITLGQNGPVVTPLCIGTWAWGDKIFWNYGSGYGPEQLQAAFTAALEAGITFFDTAEVYGLGKSEQLLGEFLQSSQKEVQIATKFWNWPWRFTTQSVADALTDSLKRLQLPRVELYQIHWPFTFFLSQASLINALADEVERGRIGAVGISNYSAVQMREVHQILAARGIPLAVNQVRYSLLTREIESNGIFATARELGVTILAYSPLAQGLLTGKYTADSGEVPSGARRIDPRFGKDGLQKIAPVIYLLRQLGEKYDRTPAQVALNWLIAQGNVIPIAGAKTAEQVKQNAGALGWRLNDDEVGELERVSRPWL is encoded by the coding sequence GTGGAAACCATTACATTAGGGCAAAACGGGCCAGTTGTTACACCCCTGTGCATAGGCACGTGGGCTTGGGGTGATAAGATATTTTGGAATTATGGCAGCGGCTACGGCCCTGAACAGTTACAAGCAGCATTTACAGCAGCTTTAGAAGCTGGTATTACTTTTTTTGACACTGCGGAAGTTTATGGTTTAGGAAAAAGTGAGCAACTTCTAGGTGAATTCTTGCAAAGCAGCCAAAAAGAAGTACAAATCGCTACTAAATTTTGGAATTGGCCTTGGCGGTTCACAACTCAATCTGTGGCTGATGCTTTGACAGATAGCCTCAAGCGTCTGCAATTACCGCGAGTGGAATTGTATCAAATTCACTGGCCTTTTACCTTCTTTTTAAGTCAAGCCTCCTTGATCAACGCTTTAGCAGATGAAGTGGAACGAGGTAGAATCGGCGCAGTAGGTATCAGTAATTACTCAGCCGTTCAAATGCGAGAAGTACACCAAATCTTAGCAGCAAGGGGAATACCGCTAGCCGTCAACCAAGTGCGTTACTCTCTACTGACGCGGGAAATTGAAAGCAACGGTATTTTCGCTACAGCCCGCGAGTTGGGTGTGACAATTTTGGCATATAGTCCTTTGGCTCAGGGATTACTCACAGGCAAATATACTGCTGATAGCGGTGAGGTTCCCAGCGGTGCGAGAAGAATTGATCCGAGATTTGGTAAGGATGGGTTACAAAAAATCGCGCCAGTGATATATTTACTGCGTCAACTAGGCGAAAAGTACGATCGCACCCCCGCCCAAGTTGCTCTCAACTGGTTAATTGCTCAAGGAAATGTGATTCCCATCGCTGGAGCGAAGACAGCAGAGCAGGTAAAACAAAACGCCGGCGCTTTGGGCTGGCGTTTAAATGATGATGAAGTAGGCGAGTTAGAACGAGTCAGTCGTCCTTGGCTGTAA
- a CDS encoding SDR family oxidoreductase, producing the protein MQLKPINQQVVVIVGASSGIGRDTALKFAQRGAKVVVAARSESGLKSLVDEIQALGGDAIYVLADVSDFQQVKAIADKTVAHYGRLDTWVHSAATGVIAPFAKITPEEFQRVVDVTLMGQVYGAMAAIPYLKQEGRGALIHISSMEGRRSLPLQSPYSTAKHGLEGFLDALRLEILHDKWPISVTSILPATINTPYYNKVRSKLGVKPTGIPPYYQPSLVSDAILYAAEHPTRDFVVGDAGKVLDLLQRVSPSLADSLLLAVAFLGQRTNEIKSESAPDNLYEPVSSYDKVEGDYRNLTIPAFLDWLDMNPPLKWGAVAVAALGIAGFLGMWHRNDV; encoded by the coding sequence ATGCAATTAAAGCCAATTAATCAACAGGTAGTCGTCATCGTCGGCGCTTCTAGCGGAATTGGGCGCGATACAGCGTTGAAATTTGCCCAGCGTGGTGCAAAGGTTGTAGTTGCAGCGCGGAGTGAATCTGGGTTGAAGTCTTTGGTGGATGAAATCCAGGCTTTGGGTGGCGATGCTATTTATGTGCTGGCTGACGTGAGTGATTTTCAGCAAGTTAAGGCGATCGCTGATAAAACTGTGGCACACTACGGACGCTTAGATACTTGGGTTCACTCTGCAGCTACGGGTGTAATTGCTCCTTTTGCCAAAATCACACCAGAGGAGTTTCAAAGAGTTGTTGATGTCACCTTGATGGGACAAGTTTACGGTGCGATGGCTGCAATCCCCTATCTCAAACAAGAAGGTCGAGGAGCGTTGATTCATATCTCGTCAATGGAAGGTAGGCGTAGTTTACCATTGCAAAGTCCTTACTCTACCGCTAAACATGGTTTGGAAGGTTTTCTTGATGCTTTGCGTCTGGAGATTCTCCACGATAAATGGCCCATTAGTGTCACCTCCATCCTGCCCGCTACTATCAACACACCATACTATAATAAAGTTCGCAGCAAATTAGGTGTCAAGCCTACGGGGATTCCTCCCTATTACCAACCGAGTCTAGTTAGTGACGCTATTCTTTACGCCGCAGAACACCCAACTCGTGATTTTGTCGTTGGTGACGCAGGAAAGGTTTTAGATTTGTTGCAGCGAGTTTCACCGAGTCTTGCAGATTCATTGCTGCTGGCGGTCGCTTTTCTGGGACAACGAACTAATGAAATTAAATCAGAATCAGCCCCAGACAATCTCTATGAACCAGTTTCATCTTATGACAAAGTTGAAGGCGATTATCGAAATCTAACCATACCCGCATTTTTAGATTGGTTAGATATGAACCCACCGTTGAAGTGGGGAGCTGTAGCAGTCGCTGCATTAGGTATTGCTGGGTTTTTAGGTATGTGGCACAGGAATGATGTTTAA
- a CDS encoding dihydroorotase, with protein sequence MTTELLQQVRVIDPVSETDQIADVLITDGNIQAVASQITDISPDIQIRDCRGLVLGPGLVDLYSHASEPGFEERETISSLLQAAVAGGFTRISILPDTSPVIDHPALVAQLQRRGGERISRHNNLPQLNIWGAVTLEIAGKQLTELTDLAQAGVVGFSDGIPWENLGLVRRVLEYLQPMDKLIAFWPSDRQLATNGVMREGSDAIRLGLSPIPATAETSAIAALLELVAAIGNTHVHIMRVSTARSVDLIAAAKTAGLPITASTTWMHLLLDTKAIKSYHTSLHLAPPLGNPSDLAALRTAVRTGVIDAIAIDHAPYTYEEKVQAFAEAPPGAIGLELALPLLWQHLVETGEFTAGELWRSLSTRPAECLKQQPSVIAPHQKAELTLFDPQQNWKVERQNLYTLSSNTPWFGQQLQGRVVQIWC encoded by the coding sequence ATGACAACTGAATTGTTACAACAAGTACGGGTGATTGATCCGGTTTCAGAAACCGATCAAATCGCCGATGTGCTCATTACTGACGGTAATATTCAAGCCGTCGCTTCCCAAATTACTGATATCAGTCCTGATATTCAAATTCGAGATTGTCGGGGATTAGTTCTCGGCCCCGGTTTAGTAGACTTGTATAGCCACGCCAGTGAACCAGGGTTTGAAGAACGAGAAACCATATCATCTCTGTTACAAGCTGCGGTGGCTGGTGGGTTCACTAGAATCAGTATTTTACCGGATACATCACCAGTAATTGATCATCCAGCACTGGTAGCGCAGTTACAGCGCAGAGGTGGGGAGAGAATTTCCCGCCACAACAATCTACCCCAGCTTAACATTTGGGGTGCAGTGACTTTAGAGATAGCGGGGAAACAGTTAACAGAATTAACTGATTTAGCTCAAGCGGGTGTGGTCGGGTTTAGCGATGGTATTCCTTGGGAAAATTTGGGTCTGGTAAGGCGGGTGTTGGAATATCTGCAACCGATGGATAAACTGATCGCTTTTTGGCCGAGCGATCGCCAATTAGCTACAAATGGTGTGATGCGCGAAGGCTCAGACGCCATTCGCCTCGGATTATCACCCATCCCCGCGACTGCGGAAACTTCAGCGATCGCGGCTTTGTTGGAATTGGTAGCCGCCATAGGTAATACACATGTGCATATTATGCGTGTCTCCACGGCGCGGAGTGTGGATTTAATCGCTGCAGCTAAAACCGCTGGTTTACCAATCACCGCCAGCACTACTTGGATGCATTTGTTACTGGATACAAAAGCCATTAAAAGTTATCACACCAGCTTGCATTTGGCTCCGCCTTTGGGCAATCCTAGTGATTTAGCAGCGTTGCGTACAGCCGTGCGGACGGGTGTAATTGATGCGATCGCCATTGATCATGCACCATACACCTATGAAGAAAAAGTACAAGCTTTTGCCGAAGCACCACCAGGAGCCATTGGTTTGGAATTAGCATTGCCTTTATTGTGGCAACATCTGGTGGAAACTGGAGAATTCACAGCTGGGGAATTATGGCGATCGCTTTCCACTCGCCCAGCCGAGTGTTTAAAACAACAGCCAAGTGTAATTGCTCCCCATCAAAAAGCAGAATTGACTTTATTTGATCCACAACAAAACTGGAAAGTTGAAAGACAAAATCTCTATACACTTTCTAGTAATACACCTTGGTTTGGACAACAATTACAAGGGCGTGTGGTGCAGATTTGGTGTTAG
- a CDS encoding histidine phosphatase family protein, which produces MTRVIIVRHGQSSYNIERRIQGRTDVSKLTEKGRDDASQVGKSLSNILFNAIYSSPLQRAKQTAAIIHSELTMNVGQSAVPQTSDLLLEIDLPLWAEMLSADVKQKFAEDYRIWKESPHELRMLLDDAGNTKEHFPVLVLYAQAQQFWQEILQLHQGETILIVAHNGINRALISTALNIPASRYHSLQQSNCGVTVLNFAGGLTDPVQLESMNQTQHMGENLPSLRPEHRGVRLLLVRHGETEWNRQTRFQGQIDVPLNDNGRQQAQKAGEFLATVPLDFAVSSSMLRPRETAEIILKHHPTVSLELRDGLREIGHGLWEGKLESEIEQEFPGELQRWRTVPASVQMPEGENLQQVWVRSAAAWQSIVETAINQQLTTGLVVAHDATNKALLCQILGLPPENFWNFRQGNGAVSVIDYPLGLDGLPVLQAMNITTHLGGGILDKTAAGAL; this is translated from the coding sequence ATGACTCGTGTCATCATTGTGCGCCACGGTCAAAGCAGCTATAACATCGAGCGCCGTATCCAAGGGCGTACTGATGTGTCGAAACTAACAGAAAAAGGTCGTGACGATGCCAGTCAAGTAGGTAAGTCCCTCAGTAATATTTTATTTAATGCGATTTACAGTAGTCCCTTACAGCGAGCCAAACAGACAGCAGCGATTATCCATAGTGAGTTGACGATGAACGTGGGACAATCAGCGGTACCACAAACTTCTGATTTGCTCTTAGAAATAGATTTACCTTTATGGGCAGAAATGCTCAGTGCGGATGTTAAGCAAAAGTTTGCCGAAGACTACCGCATTTGGAAAGAAAGCCCTCACGAATTGCGGATGCTGCTTGATGATGCAGGAAATACAAAAGAACATTTTCCTGTATTAGTTTTATACGCACAAGCACAGCAATTTTGGCAAGAAATTTTACAGCTTCATCAAGGGGAAACTATTCTCATAGTGGCGCATAACGGTATTAATCGGGCTTTAATTAGTACAGCACTGAATATACCTGCAAGTCGCTATCATTCTCTTCAACAATCTAACTGTGGCGTCACCGTCCTGAATTTTGCGGGGGGATTGACAGATCCAGTGCAACTAGAATCGATGAATCAAACGCAACACATGGGCGAAAATTTGCCTTCGTTGCGTCCGGAACATCGAGGAGTGAGATTGTTGTTGGTGCGTCATGGGGAAACGGAGTGGAACCGTCAAACTAGGTTTCAAGGACAGATTGATGTTCCCCTCAATGACAACGGGAGACAACAAGCTCAAAAAGCAGGTGAATTTCTCGCCACCGTACCCCTCGATTTTGCCGTGAGTAGTTCTATGCTGCGTCCGCGGGAAACGGCAGAAATTATTTTGAAACATCATCCCACCGTCAGTTTAGAATTGCGTGATGGTTTAAGAGAGATTGGTCATGGACTTTGGGAAGGAAAATTAGAATCAGAAATTGAGCAAGAATTTCCTGGAGAGTTACAACGTTGGCGAACTGTACCAGCATCCGTACAAATGCCAGAAGGTGAGAACTTACAACAAGTATGGGTACGCAGTGCTGCAGCTTGGCAGTCTATTGTAGAGACAGCAATCAATCAACAACTAACAACCGGATTAGTTGTGGCTCATGATGCCACAAATAAAGCCTTGCTGTGCCAAATTCTCGGTTTACCTCCGGAGAATTTCTGGAACTTTCGCCAAGGTAACGGTGCTGTCAGTGTGATTGATTACCCTCTAGGATTAGATGGTTTACCAGTGTTACAAGCAATGAACATTACCACACACTTAGGTGGAGGTATATTGGATAAAACTGCAGCTGGAGCATTGTAA
- the pdxA gene encoding 4-hydroxythreonine-4-phosphate dehydrogenase PdxA translates to MTKYKTQNRPRLALTVGDPAGIGAEVVLKALADPEVGQNCDVSVVGNWDWLMKTYEQLNLTENSAPLANPAQLSIVDVPLNAQIQSQLRTGIGNWASGAASFAFMECAIALTLAGKFDGIVTGPIAKSAWKAAGYNYPGQTELLADKSGVDRFGMLFVARSPHTDFTLRALLATTHIPLCQVADTLTPELLTKKLDLLVESLEKDFGIEKGTIAIAGLNPHSGEQGQLGTEEQEWLIPWIRQEQQNRPHWRLDGPIPPDTMWVKPGQAWYRDRHLNHPADAYLALYHDQGLIPVKLMAFDRAVNTSIGLPFVRTSPDHGTAFDIAGKGIADATSMKAAINLAAELVSHRY, encoded by the coding sequence ATGACAAAATACAAAACACAAAATCGTCCGCGTTTGGCGCTGACGGTGGGAGATCCGGCGGGAATTGGGGCTGAGGTGGTTTTGAAGGCTTTGGCTGATCCTGAAGTTGGTCAAAACTGTGATGTGTCGGTGGTGGGTAACTGGGATTGGCTAATGAAAACTTATGAACAGTTAAATTTGACTGAGAATTCTGCGCCTTTGGCAAATCCAGCTCAGTTGTCCATTGTAGATGTGCCATTAAATGCTCAAATTCAGAGTCAACTGAGAACGGGAATTGGTAATTGGGCCAGTGGTGCGGCTAGTTTTGCTTTTATGGAATGTGCGATCGCTCTGACGCTGGCTGGTAAATTTGATGGTATTGTCACCGGCCCTATAGCTAAATCGGCTTGGAAGGCAGCAGGGTACAATTATCCAGGGCAAACGGAACTTTTAGCTGATAAGTCTGGTGTTGACCGTTTTGGTATGCTGTTTGTCGCGCGATCGCCTCACACTGATTTTACACTCCGCGCTTTACTTGCTACCACACATATTCCCCTATGTCAAGTAGCAGATACACTCACACCAGAATTGCTGACAAAGAAACTGGATTTGTTGGTGGAGAGTTTAGAGAAAGATTTCGGTATAGAAAAAGGCACAATAGCGATCGCTGGGTTGAATCCCCACAGCGGCGAACAAGGACAACTAGGAACAGAAGAACAAGAATGGTTAATTCCTTGGATTCGGCAAGAACAGCAAAACCGTCCTCATTGGCGGCTAGACGGGCCCATACCACCAGACACGATGTGGGTTAAGCCTGGTCAAGCTTGGTATAGAGATCGCCACCTGAACCATCCCGCCGATGCCTACTTAGCACTTTATCATGACCAAGGCTTAATTCCTGTAAAACTAATGGCTTTTGACCGAGCCGTCAATACTTCCATTGGCTTACCTTTTGTGCGGACATCACCCGACCACGGCACCGCATTTGATATCGCGGGGAAGGGAATTGCTGACGCCACCAGCATGAAAGCAGCGATCAATTTAGCTGCAGAGTTAGTTAGTCATCGATATTAG
- a CDS encoding PetM family cytochrome b6-f complex subunit 7, which yields MSGELLNAALLSFGLIFVGWALGALLLKIQGAEAEE from the coding sequence ATGAGTGGCGAATTATTGAATGCAGCTTTGTTATCCTTCGGTTTAATCTTCGTGGGTTGGGCCTTGGGAGCTTTATTACTGAAAATTCAGGGAGCAGAAGCAGAAGAATAA